One Opitutaceae bacterium genomic window, CGAGGGTCTTCCCGAGTGAACGCAGAATGGCGGGAGGTACCCGTAGGTCCCTTGCTCGTTTCATCGAACCCGTCGAAATTGCCTCGGTAGGGCTTGGACTGGTCTGTGTTTTCCGCAAGAATCCGGGCATGGTTCCAAAGGGCGTCGCGTGTCTACTCGTTTTCCTTGCCTGCCATCTGACGCTGCGGGCCTGGGTCACGCCGTTTTCCGACCAGATCCAAATCCCCGGCGATCCGATCGTCTATGAGTTCGAGCCGCTGCATGACCATGTCACCTATATCAAGCGGACGAATCGGAACCTCGTTGGGACAAACGACGAGGATCGCGTCCTCTTCGAGGCGGCCTTGCGCGGTGAGATCCGGATAACGGCCCGGGGGTTCGCTCCGGGCACCTATCGGCTCGAATTCGGGCATGCCGAGATGCGGGCGCACAGCCGTTTCAACCGGTTCATGGACATCCGGGTCAATGGCACAACGGTCATTCCGGCCTACAACGCGTTTGAGAAGATGGGGATGTTCACGGCCGGTATCGTGACGGCCGAGGTCACGACGACCGACGGGGCTTTCACGATCGAATACCGGAAGTCCAACCCTCAGAACGAAGAGCCTCGCTTCTGCTTTGTCCGGTTCGTCGCGCCCGATGGCGATGAGGTCTCCCTCTTCTCGGCCCTTCGGCTGGAACCGCCTGATTATGCCTACGCGGAGTATGCCGGGCAGATGCCATCAGTGGTGGATAATTCTCATGAAGCACCTCCCTTCGCTCCGTCCTACAAGATCCGGGCCGGGGAGACCGAGCGACTGACGCCGGCCGACATCGTCGGACCGGATGGGATTGTCTATCCGAACTGGACCCGGGTCGGCATCGAGGGCGGTATCCCCGAGGTCGGGGTGGTCGTCCGTTTGCGGGATTTCGGGGCGCTTCCGGATAGTGGAGTCGATGCGTCGGAGGCCTTGACCGCGGCGGCTGCGGCGGCGGGTGAAGCGGGCGGGGGCGCGGTGCTGCTTGAGAGCGGAACCTACCTGCTGGACCGGCCGGTCTTCGTGCGGCACGACGGCGTCGTCATCCGCGGGGCCGGGCGCGACCGGACGAAGATCCTCTTCCGCTACGCGCCCCCCGAGCGCGGCGTGGATGTCTTCACCCTGGCCGACCCCGGTGGCGTGATGGGTCCCTCGAGCCAGCTCTTCGCAGCGGGGCATGAAGAAGAGCTGCGGCGGGTCGCTCTCGAGGTGGACGGCGAACTCCTCTCCGAGTTGACGGACCTGCCGGTCGGCACCTACCAGTTCATGACCTATGCGCCGGGATGGCGGATTCTCGACCGGTTTGGAGCGGGAACCCACACCGTGACCGCGATCGCGGAATACTACAGCGGCGAAGTGTCACGCGAGGAACGGGAAATGACCTTCGTCGAAGGAGCGCGTCACGAGAACCAGCTCGCCTTTCCCGGTCAGCTGGCCGCGATCAATTTCGTGGGCGGCGGGCCGCTGGGCTCGATGATTCCGCTGACCGCCGATGCGACCCGGGGTTCGACGAGTCTTGATCTGGCTGCCGGACACGGATTGAGGGCCGGTGACCGGATCACGGTGCATGCGCCGGCGACGGAGCGCTGGAAGACCCTCGTGCGCTGCGCGGCGCCCTGGGGTGACTACCGGCGGGCGATCACCCGTGTGACGGCGGTCGACGGAAACCGTATCACAGTGGAGGACCCGCTGCGGATCGAGTTTCCCATCATTGACGGTTCCTATGTCCAGGCTGTCGATTTCCAGGACCGGTGCGGGGTTGAGGACCTGGCGATCGAGCAGACCCAACGTCTGTGGACCAACGGCGTCTTCTTTGTCTGGGCCTGGGAATCCTGGGTCCAGCGCGTCGATGTGACCCTGGCGGGGCGCCATCCCGTCTACCTCAATTTCGGGAAGCGCTGTGAGATCCGGGACTGCGAATTCGACCGGACCTGGTACGACCTCGGGGGCGGCACCTCCTATATTGGATTCGAGCGCGACTACGAATGCCTGATGGAGAACGTGACCACCCGGCAGATGCGGCACGGGCCCCTCGTGCAATGGGCCTCATCCGGCAATGTCTTCCGCAATTGTCACTTCATCGGGAGTGACGCCCAGTATCATGCGGGCTGGACCCATGAGAATCTCTTTGAGAACTGCGTGGTCGACAGCAGCTATGAGAACGGCAGCTACGGCTACGGGATCTATTCGTCGAGTCCGGAGGCGGGCTTCCATGGGCCGACCGGTCCGCGCAACGTCGTCTACAACTGCGATATCACCGGCCCCTCGGTCGGATTCTGGATGGGCGGGATGAACGAGAATTTCATCGTGGCCTACAACCGGTTCATCGTGGGCAAGGGGCCGGCCATCGCGATGAAGCACGCCAGCTTTGACCACATCATCCGCGGCAACGTCTTTGTCGTTCACGAACCCTGGCCGGCCGTTTTTTACCTCGGGACCCGGGATTGCCTGGGGGTCGAGCTGATCGACAACACGGTGATCGGGCCGGTCTCCGTCCTTGTCACGGGTCAGGCCAGGCCGCTGGTCGAGCGGGGAACGGTCGTCCGGCGGCACGGGAACATCGAGCGTCCGCAGCCCGCGGTGCCGTCCATCTATGCCTGGCAGCAGATGCACGGCATGACGCAGCTGGCCTGGCGAATCGGGAAGGAAAACCAACCGTAGCAAAAACAAAACGTAGTCTTCTGGAACGGCGCTTGGTTAGTGGTTTGATCGTTGTTTTGCCTCGGACAATCGTTGCGGCTGGCCGGGGACGTCCAGCCCTGCTATGCATGCTCCGTTTTCAGGTGGTAGGGCGGGGCCTCCGGACCCGCCGTCGAAGAGCAAACAGAGCTTTGTTGGCTCATCGCGCCTTGGGGCTAACTAAGCGTCATTCTAGTCTGCTACGGTTTGTTTTTGACTCGAAAACCCTACGGTCTATACTACGGTTTGTTTCGAAGGAGATGGATCCAGCCCTTCCACGGCGTGTCCGAGGCCTCGCCCTACCCGGGGTATCGATGGTAGGGCTGGACGTCCCCGGCCAGCCGCAAAACGCAACGGTTTCGCATGAACGGCGTGTCCGGAGGCCCTCGCCCTACCCGGGGCGTCCGGGTAGGGCTGGACGTCCCCGGCCAGCCGCAGAACGCGGCAGTTGCGGCATGAACGGCGGGTCCGGAGGCCCTCGCCCTACCCGGGGTATCGATGGTAGGGCTGGACGTCCCCGGCCAGCCGCAAAACGCAGCAGTTGCGGCATGAACGGCGGGTCCGGAGGCCCTCGCCCTACCCGGGGCGTCCGGGGTAGGGCTGGACGTCCCCGGCCAGCCGCAGAACGCGGCAGTTGCGGCATGAACGGCGTGTCCGGAGGCCCTCGCCCTACCCGGGGCGTCCGGGGTAGGGCTGGACGTCCCCGGCCAGCCGCAAAACGCAGCGGTTGCGGTATGGACGGCGTGTCCGGAGGCCCTCGCCCTACCCGGGGTATCGATGGTAGGGCTGGACGTCCCCGGCCAGCCGCAGAACGCAGCAGTTGCGGCATGAACGGCGTGTCCGGAGGCCCTCGCCCTACCCGGGGCGTCCGGGGTAGGGCTGGACGTCCCCGGCCAGCCGCAAAACGCAACGGTTTCGCATGAACGGCGTGTCCGGAGGCCCTCGCCCTACCCGGGGTATCGATGGTAGGGCTGGACGTCCCCGGCCAGCCGCAGAACGCAGCAGTTGCGGCATGAACGGCGTGTCCGGAGGCCCTCGCCCTACCCGGGGCATCGATGGTAGGGCTGGACGTCCCCGGCTAGCCGCAGAACGCAGCAGTTGCGGCATGAACGGCGTGTCCGGAGGCCCTCGCCCTACCCAGGGCATCGATGGTAGGGCTGGACGTCCCCGGCTAGCCGCAGAACGCAGCAGTTGCGGCATGAACGGCGTGTCCGGAGGCCCTCGCCCTACCCAGGGTATCGATGGTAGGGCTGGACGTCCCCGGCCAGCCGCAAAACGCAACGGTATCGCATGAACGGCGTGTCCGGAGGCCCTCGCCCTACCCGGGGTATCGGTGGTAGGGCTGGACGTCCCCGGCCAGCCGCAGAACGCAGCAGTTGCGGCATGAACGGCGTGTCCGGAGGCCCTCGCCC contains:
- a CDS encoding right-handed parallel beta-helix repeat-containing protein, producing the protein MVPKGVACLLVFLACHLTLRAWVTPFSDQIQIPGDPIVYEFEPLHDHVTYIKRTNRNLVGTNDEDRVLFEAALRGEIRITARGFAPGTYRLEFGHAEMRAHSRFNRFMDIRVNGTTVIPAYNAFEKMGMFTAGIVTAEVTTTDGAFTIEYRKSNPQNEEPRFCFVRFVAPDGDEVSLFSALRLEPPDYAYAEYAGQMPSVVDNSHEAPPFAPSYKIRAGETERLTPADIVGPDGIVYPNWTRVGIEGGIPEVGVVVRLRDFGALPDSGVDASEALTAAAAAAGEAGGGAVLLESGTYLLDRPVFVRHDGVVIRGAGRDRTKILFRYAPPERGVDVFTLADPGGVMGPSSQLFAAGHEEELRRVALEVDGELLSELTDLPVGTYQFMTYAPGWRILDRFGAGTHTVTAIAEYYSGEVSREEREMTFVEGARHENQLAFPGQLAAINFVGGGPLGSMIPLTADATRGSTSLDLAAGHGLRAGDRITVHAPATERWKTLVRCAAPWGDYRRAITRVTAVDGNRITVEDPLRIEFPIIDGSYVQAVDFQDRCGVEDLAIEQTQRLWTNGVFFVWAWESWVQRVDVTLAGRHPVYLNFGKRCEIRDCEFDRTWYDLGGGTSYIGFERDYECLMENVTTRQMRHGPLVQWASSGNVFRNCHFIGSDAQYHAGWTHENLFENCVVDSSYENGSYGYGIYSSSPEAGFHGPTGPRNVVYNCDITGPSVGFWMGGMNENFIVAYNRFIVGKGPAIAMKHASFDHIIRGNVFVVHEPWPAVFYLGTRDCLGVELIDNTVIGPVSVLVTGQARPLVERGTVVRRHGNIERPQPAVPSIYAWQQMHGMTQLAWRIGKENQP